A part of Oncorhynchus clarkii lewisi isolate Uvic-CL-2024 chromosome 17, UVic_Ocla_1.0, whole genome shotgun sequence genomic DNA contains:
- the LOC139369903 gene encoding alpha-1,3-galactosyltransferase 2-like, with product MRVLYKAKRVFTCAGCASVLLFIAYFTPTSIRYLEGLIPMNRCHLAPGEKLKLGNSIDASLDLWSRGDVQTCTDWGAPVIWDGMFDPDHYDQEHRRNHSSVSLTVFAVGRYLDAYLEAFLLSAERHFMVALPVTYYVFTDVPERVPNIHLGPGRSLKVVRVQRHSRWQDISMMRMRAIADAIESQIRRYSRYIFCFDVDQVFVGRFGSEALGDSVALLHAYYYHRPQSLYTYDRNPRSRAYMETGDFYYHAAVFGGSWQNVKNMTETCYQTIMEDKENQVEALWHDESHLNKYLWLHKPSRVLSPEYCWSSDIGYRGDMHVTRLLWAKKKYDTLRITE from the exons ATGAG AGTATTGTACAAGGCAAAGCGTGTATTCACATGTGCAGGATGTGCCTCTGTGCTACTCTTCATAGCCTACTTCACACCTACATCAATAAG gTACTTGGAGGGCTTAATCCCCATGAACCGATGTCATCTAGCCCCTGGGGAGAAGCTGAAGCTGGGGAATAGTATAGATGCTTCCCTGGACCTTTG GTCCAGAGGTGATGTTCAGACCTGCACTGACTGGGGAGCCCCTGTGATCTGGGATGGAATGTTTGACCCAGATCATTACGACCAGGAGCACAGGAGGAaccactcctctgtctctctcactgtattCGCTGTGGGCAG GTATCTAGATGCCTACCTGGAGGCATTCCTTTTGTCTGCTGAGCGTCACTTTATGGTGGCTTTACCTGTGACATACTATGTGTTCACGGATGTTCCCGAGAGGGTACCAAACATCCATCTTGGTCCTGGGCGGAGCCTGAAAGTTGTGAGGGTGCAGAGACACTCTCGCTGGCAGGACATCTCCATGATGCGTATGAGGGCCATTGCAGACGCCATTGAGTCACAGATTCGTCGATACAGCCGCTACATCTTCTGCTTTGACGTGGACCAGGTGTTTGTGGGTCGGTTTGGCTCAGAGGCTCTGGGAGACTCTGTTGCTCTGCTCCACGCCTACTACTACCACCGACCACAGAGCCTGTACACCTACGACCGCAACCCCAGGTCCAGGGCCTACATGGAGACTGGGGACTTCTACTATCATGCTGCCGTGTTTGGAGGCTCGTGGCAGAACGTGAAAAATATGACAGAGACCTGTTACCAGACCATCATGGAGGACAAGGAGAACCAGGTGGAGGCTCTGTGGCATGATGAGAGTCACCTCAACAAGTACTTGTGGCTCCATAAGCCCAGTAGAGTGCTGTCTCCTGAGTACTGCTGGAGCAGTGACATTGGTTACCGTGGTGACATGCATGTAACCCGCCTGCTCTGGGCAAAGAAAAAATATGACACACTCCGGATTACAGAGTGA